In Tribolium castaneum strain GA2 chromosome 8, icTriCast1.1, whole genome shotgun sequence, the genomic window CCCATCATGGTTATGGTACGACGCGTTGTACGGTCCTGGTACCATGAAATTTTCAATCTTCTTGAAGTAGGGTAGCACGTCCTTGAAGCCCCACCCTTCGTTGCCCAGCTCCGCCCACTTGTCATAATCCCGCCAATTGCCACGCGTGTAGATCATGTAATTCAAGACGCTTGACCCGCCCACCACCTTACCTCTCGGCCAATTACATTGCTGGTTTTCCATTCCGAGGCAAAACTTGTCGCTTGGTTCGGTTTTGTACCGCCAGTTGGCGTCGGTGAATTGGATATAGTTTGCCAACACTGGAAGGTCCATGAGGTAGTTTTCGGGACGCCctgtattaaatttattatttggggAAGTTTAATGATGGATTGGTTGACCTGCTTCCAGCAAAAGTACATTCCAGGAGGGGTTTTCGCTCAAACGATTGGCTAAAACACATCCAGCCGTTCCAGCACCTACTATGATAAAGTCGTAAGATGGGAGTAATACAGGGGTGTCCGGGGGTTCGTTGAAGCTTTGGGCATCGCCTTCTTCGATGAAATTGATAAGGCCATCGAGGAGAGATTGCGGACTTGTGAGGGCAAACAAGGAAAAGAAAAACGGGACtggttttaacattttatagTATGAAGCGAATAAATGATTAACTTCCACTTATATCAgtccattattttaattaaatctatTAGATTATTGGTTattaattacgaatttttaaaaatataggACAAAAACCTATACTATCGGTTGCAAATTGCCAAGTTTGGACCCAAAATCAAGTGTTTCGAACgttttttatatcaaaaattcaattatttcccaaaattttgaaaaaaatttaaataatagtttaaatttttaattttaatttttcgacgATTAATCGTCGAATTGGGTGGAAAATGGGGACTTTTTTGAGCTAAAACTGTTTTTGAAGTTTTCCCAAACCGATATAGATCACCAATTAGGTGATTTTTTAGTTCGGTTTATTAGGTAATAAACTCAAAAGGGTATTTACAAGCTTGAAAAAAGCAGCAATAACtctttttttgattaaagtttgtaatttttcggcttattccTAACGAAATTTCACTGAAAAACGGGCTAAATCGAGAGAAACTAACAtcaatatatatttattttgagaTGTTTAGGTGTGTTTTGACAAATGTGAACTAATCTTGACCCAAAAACAAAACTTCGACCTAATTCAGCGATTTTTCATGCATTTTTAGgctaatttttggaaaacaactttattttttatctcaaaaaaactTGAAGCAGGCTAAAATACTACCCATTTGAGcatatttttgtaacttttaagtctgtttttacgaaattttgcgaaataattacgtttctggctgaaaaacgtgctcaaaaaaagcaaaaaaaataaaaaaaatagagaaatctCGGCAAAATCTGTAATTTTAGCTCTAAAACGTGCTTAAATGCTTaataaaggcaaaaataacattacttTTGACCGAAATACattgttgaaaaaaacttttgtgcAATAAATAAAGCTCTAATTAAAAGGGGGGTTGAAATAATTTAGCTTCCACCTACTCTTACctaaatttttggcaaaaaagctttgtttttatcttaaaaacatttttaataattcgaaaacatagaatttattcaatttttaatctaGATTGGCAAAATTTTGGTTAGTTTTAACAGAATCTTGAGAGATAATTACTCTACAGGTTGTATAAACTATATCAGAACATTCGAAGGTGGAAAAAGATTGTtttattgtacaaaatttggtgattttttattgtaattctCACAAGAAACTGAGAATATAATTCAAACACTTGTTtacttgcttaaaaaataaaaataacttataACTTTATAGTCTTTcgagttatttttaaagaaagtctgctcaaaaattagttaaatcgagttacatttattaaacaaagatctttagtttattgtaaaataagtTTCAGCCGCACTAAAATCTCACGAAATAAGctaaataacattaatttggatcaaatttcgtaattttcaggACAGTGTTAgcgaaattaatcaaaaaagttTGGTTTTGGCTCAAAAAATGTTCTTAAATTCTcgagaaagacaaaaatataatttcattttcgacctattttggtaattttatgACTTCttttaatacattttaagggcaattaacaaaaaaaattttgtggcaGACTTAATTTGGTGCTTTTTGGTATTGTCTTgccagatttttcaaaaaaaaaactcagtcTTTTGACCAGAATATTGGTTTGGAAAATTGTCAATgaatttcttaataaaaatgtgctaaaagTCGATCAAAATAAACTCTGATTTTCAGGACAGTGTTagcgaaattatttaaaaaagttttgttttggCCCAGAAATGTTcttaaattcttaaaaaagacaaatatataatttaatttttgacctattttggcaattttatagcttcttttaaatacattttaagaACAAATAACAGGAATAATAATCTAATGGCAGACTTAATTTTGTGCTTTTTGGTATTCTcttgacaaatttttcaaaaaaaactgtcactacactagaatatttttttagaaaattgtcaatttccttattaaaaacgtgctaaaagtcgatgaaaataaactaaactaaatcaaTTTAGATCTAATTTCACGACTTTTCAGCTAGGAATCTTGGAAAAGTAACGATAAcacggtttttaataataatatccgaataatatctaacaaaattGTCGAGGGGTCAACCGCACTTCGAATTTTTACACCATACTTCCTCAAGattttcccaaaatttctcatactttttccaaaatttcctcaatttttgaaaatcgaatttttcTTTGGTTTATTCagttgcaaaaaatacaaaaataaagcaaaacgAACGAAACGAGCAAAAATACAGAATGTTTCACATAGTTTTACTAGCCCTACGCCTGTAAAATGccaccaaattttgaaaaattggtcaGTCCTATgttcattctttcaaaaaattacaacatttttaagtagttagtgattaaaataaatagtttagAATCATATTCATTTCGTCTTTTCATAACTGTTGCTAAAAAATTGCAGTTCGTCATTAATTTGACACCTAGTGAGTAAGTTtccaaaaattccaaaaatattgGGTGCCTACATTAGGCCCAGGCCTCCTAAAGTTGTGtgaataatataatataataaacatCAACTCCAATTCAACTGCAATTTGAAACCGACATTAAGTTTTTGCTCGGCTTTtccatttaatgaattttattttttaattataattaaactaatGAAGGCCAAATcaataaacacaaatatttcagtttttcctCGACACGCTTTTTtcccaaattaattaattggcaCACTCCAAACCACTATTCTTTCAAAACCGTCCAACCAACCATCCCGAAATGTCCCAATCCCAAATTCGCGACTTTTACAACAACCAAACCGTCCTAATCACTGGCGGAACGGGATTTTTGGGCAAAGTCCTAATCGAGCGCCTGCTCCGAACCACAAACATCGCCCAGATTTTTGTCTTGGTCCGCGCCAAGAAAGGCAAAGACGCCCAAACGAGGCTTTACGACATGTTCGACAATTACGTAAGTAAACACTTAATTTTCGGCCAAAATAATTTCCCAAAAGTACTACGACAAAGTCAAAGCCCAAAACCCGAATTTCAAAAGCCGGGTCAGTGCGGTAGAAGGCGACTGCGTTTCGGACAACTTGGGGTTGGCTCTTCAGGACCGGGAAAAGTTGGTGGCGAAAGTCAATGTCGTGTTCCACGTCGCGGCCACGGTGCATTTGAACGAAAATATCAAGAGTGCCTACAAGATCAACATCGGGGGGACCGAAAACTTGCTCAAATTGTgccaaaaaatgaaaagtttGAAAGTGAGTTGccagatttttgaaaaaaatctaaacatTTTCTAGAGCGTTATTCACGTATCGACGGCCTTTTCCAACTGCCATCTAGACACCATTGATGAGGTTTTCTACAATTATCCATTGGGTTACGACCAAGTCAAGATTTTGCTCCAGGACCTGACCCCACCCCAAGCCGAGAAACTGTCCCAAAAGTACCCAATcaaaaagtttgattttttgtaacaattttttccagaaTGTTGGAAGGTTGGCCAAACAGTTACGCCTTCACTAAAGCCCTAACGGAGGCTATGATTGCCTCTGAGGGTAAAAACCTCCCAATTGGCGTTTTTAGACCAGCTATTGGTAATTTAACTAATAactacataattaatttaaaaaaaaaacaacaaatttttagtCACTTCGACTTATAAAGACCCAATCGAAAACTGGTGTGACAGTTACGGCGGCCCTAACAGCATCCTAGCAGGCGCCGGTTTGGGCTTCCTCCGCTTGTTTCCATGTGACACTAGATCGTACATGGAAGTGGTCCCGGTTGACTTGACCATAGCCGCCTTGATCGCAATCGCGTGGGATGTTtacaaaaaagacaaaacGGAAATTCCTGTCTATAATTACGTTTCCTCGATCGATAACCCCATAACCTACTACGAGTTTTTCCACTTGAACACAATACATTTCCCGTACTACCCCCTTACAAGGGCAAAATGGGCCCCAAAATTCCGCACCATGAAAAAATCGCTCCCTTATCACGTCCTGACCCTGTTTTATCACTACATCCCGGCCCTTCTCCTGGATTTCGTCAAAATCGTGCGTTTCCAGAAGCCGGAAATGCTGTCACGTATCAGGAAAGTGCACGCACTCTTCGATTTGTTTAGCTTTTACAGCGAGAAGGGGTGGAAATATtcgaataaaaatgttaaacttCTGTGGGAGAGGATGAATGAGGGGGACCGCAAGTTGTACAATTTTGACATTTCGAGCGTCCAATGGACGTATTATTTGAGGTACTACTACAAGGGGTTGAGGGTTTATTTGTTTGAGGACGATTTGGGCAATTTGGCCGAagccaagaaaaaaatgaggAGGTGATTCATTTAACGGTTACTCCTCAAAAAATAAGGCAATGTGTTTCAGGTTCGaatttttgcacagtttgATGTTGTTTGGTATTTATTTCCTCGGCATGAACTtgatttggtttattttttcgaaaatatacTCATCTTgaagtaacaataataaataattcggaaGGGTTTTAGTGGAAATGGAAAAAATCTCGActtgcaacaaaatagaatAATGTCtgatgtttgtttttgtatattttaaaactcaaaaaatagagtccaaataaataaaatatttaagagtttcttaattatttcaaaagttgTGAATCATTCAGCGTTACATAATACTACCTATTaacttataatttattatataatatttaccaATTGACGATTTcaagttaaacaaaaacaacttTATTCATCAAAGTCCACTACAGggctaaaagtattttatttcttctcTAACACTCATTGCTAAAGGGAAATAGCGTTCAAAAATCACCATTTTTTGGAGGATTCAGgtttttttctgtaattgaTTGCATTTTAAAGACTTTTTTCCCAACAACCCGAGTGGAAAAATGTATTCTGTAAataagtttcaaaaatgttgCGTAAAACACTGAGGAAAATGGCTCACATTCAAGGCCATTTAGCGTggtattttcaattaatttaatgacaaatttttctgatctcgttgttttttttttaatttttatttatcctGCACCCATCTGTAATTACTTTTTCACACTTCACACTTCTAAATATtggaaaagtaataattttatttccctAAGCCATAAATAATAACGCTCTgcctcacctaaaattattttcaagtatacagggtgtttctgAAATGAGCTATAATACAAACTCTcatcttaaaaatttattaatcaaataCTAAGACTTCTATAAAAAAGTGGGACTTTTACGACTTTAAAGTAGAATAATCAGACTCTAATAAGAATCTATTTTTTCTTAGCTCACTTCGATCaagagaataaaaaaaattaagaagtttgttaaaagttaaatgacttaaaaattttaaatagaacatccaattttatttttgcttctaAAACacctttaaattgtctatctaaaaacaataacagttAAGTGTCTCTTGCTGATTACTTACAAGatgtgtaattttaaaaattaaaaaaaatcataaaaaattattagtattgtagctcatttccgaaacaataattttaggtgaggcAGGGAATTAGTATCTATAGCTTAGGAAAAAAAGTTATcacttttctaacatttagaGGTGACTAATGGACAACTCACTGGGGCATCCCTGTATAATACAGTGTCGTGAATAGGttgtctaaaaaaatatgttcaaCACCCAGAAATGTgaaattttagctattttccCTGAACCGGTTAATTTgtactgaaataaaataaaatgaaagttttgaaaaatgtgggttgcataattttcaaattccggAGCATCCCTTAATTTACGGGAAAGCGGTCAATCATGGGATTTGCCTGCATCCTTCTCAGCAGGGAATAGccctaaaatttaaatgcctCGAATTTGTTTTGACCGTTCTTATGCGTTCAATTAGGCCATTTATTTGGTAGAAAAATCCTGTTTTCGGATATTAAACCGAAtctctgtatttttttataccagcCAACCAATTAGTGTGACATTGGTGGTCAAACAGACACAGAGCATTTTAAAtgcttttataaaaatgtccTGCATTGAGTTCaggatttaaaattaaacatatcTGAAAACTAAAATCTAAGACTTTTTTTGATACTGATTTATAGTAGATATACATTCTTCTATTCGGGTTGTAGGAGAGAAGAGTCTTTTAAAATGTGgtcactgaaaaaaattcgaaaaaccgaaaaaaaatttaaaaaaatctagtactctttgaaaattattttccacCAACAAAAGTGTTAacaggaaaataaaatacgtTTGGCCCTGTAGTGGACtcttggaaataaaaaatatatcctGTAGAttagtttcaaaaatatatgAAAAATAATGACTAAAATTTCCTGCTTCAGAATTATTTTCTGCATTCAATAAAACAGtgacaaattaaaatcatACTGATTCTGTCTCTTGGTCAAACACAACATGATAATTattccagaaaaaaaatatgactaTCAAATAGTGATTCTGATTAGACTGAGTATTGTCATgtgtttccaaaaattaaataattaaatgtgccTTTTTGTACCTTatattttgtaacttttgtATAACTGGGTGCGTACATTAGGCGCAGGCCTTGTAAAGTTGTATAAAACTGAAACtttgttttactttatttttaatgttttgctaCAACTTGTAGCTGAAGACGATGCCataaaggtaagtgcatttgattttttacctATTTATCATCGCCAAgtgagaaaattttattcttgtgcACTGTATTatgcattttatttcaaataaatatggtttacctcatccttttTTCCTACCAAGAATGCTCTTCTCCTTTACGTGCTCTTTACTGCCAAATTAGTTAGATTTTAGTTTCCTTTCGTTTGAAATTCGATGAAGTCTCTAAATCTTTCTATTTGTCAACATGTAGCACTACTAAGTTAATTGAATCCTGAAAAACACAAGtctgacaaaaaataacaaaaaccgGGCTAGAAATCACGTGAAAATGCTACTCTCTGTAGCTTAGTAAAAATCGTTCATTCCTCCGGCTAAAGTATCGATATTTGGCTCAGGTACTACTAAACGTGGTCCCTTTTTCCTtcagaaaagaaaaatgtttgatcCATCTTTGTCACGAATTTGTTCCACTCTTTCGAGTAATTACCCCCCATTTATTAAGTTTGAGAGCTAAAAATATGAGTATGTAATAAATAACGTCCAAATTGTTCAAAAGACTCACAAGTGAGACAAGTCAGCCCTAAGTACCAATTCaaggaaaaaattacaccCCCGATGATTTCCTTTACTAAATCCAGTACAGGAATTTTGactaaaacataaaaacaggCGAAAATACCTGTTTTAGCAACAAAAATACttactatttcaatttttatttcgacAATTGTACCCCCACCCCCTTTAAGtgttttagtgatttttaatgGTAATTTGGTGACAAAAACAATTGGTCGCTTGATTAACCAGCGTCGTAATGGTGGTGGTCCTAATGGCTTTATAACGTAAAAAAGTGTGTGAAAACTATTGTTTTCTTATCAGATGTTCtgtaaaagttgcaaaaaacgTTCAGTGTTTCAATTAGTAGCAGCGATATGAAACTTTTTCAAGCCGGTAAGTCGGTAAGTGCAACCCATGATCTGGATCATCGGAAgcaggaaatttaatttctttacttCAATCCGGGGGTAAATCGTATTTTATTGCGtgggagaatttttttttaattttttaagtcataaaagaaacaatatttttaaaaatacaccaCCAAAACGGGAAAAATTAGGCAAACGCACCCCCCTCCCCTGAaattttttagtgatttttaattgCGACATATtggtaacaataaataatcgGCGCCTTGATCGGCGTCGTCTTCAAGATGGTGGTGGCTTTCCAGTAGTTTTTCATTGTGAAAAAGTGAGTTAAAACAGTTATTTTCCCAAATATTTCTCAgaagtttcaaaaaatcttcgGAGTAATTAGCAGTGATTAGAAATTCTTTCAATTCGGAAAGGGCCGCCCACGATTTGGCGGGTAAGTGGTGATGACGCCTTGGAGGCGTACTTGAAAATTCGCAATTTTTTCAGTTCATTTTAATTGTGATGAAACTTTTTCAAGtcagtcaatatttttttaaattcatcacgaaaatacgaaaaattgaaaaaacgcaCCCCCTCCCctgaaaatttttagtgatttttaattgtaatttggTGATAAAACAATTGGTCGCTTGATTAAACAGCGTCGTGATGGCGTCGATCTTGCTAATGGTTTTATAACGTGAAAAAGTGTGAAAACTattgttttcttcaaaaatatgaaaaaacgtTCGGTGTTTCGATGGTTTGCATTAATAGCAGTGATATGAAACTTTTTCAAGCCGGTAAGTCGGTAAGTGCCTCCTAAAATGGGGTCATCGGAAGcgggaaataaaattttctgtcattattttaatcatcCGAGGTTAAATGGTATTTTATTGAGtgggagaattttttttttactttttcaattcataaaagaaacaatatttttaaaattacaccaCCAAAACGGGAAAAATTAGGTAAACGCACCCCCCTCCCCTGAaattttttagtgatttttaattgCGACATATtggtaacaataaataatcgGCGCCTTGATGGGCGTCGTCTTCAAGATGGTGGTGGCTTTCCAGTAGTTTTTCATTGTGAAAAAGTGAGTTAAAACAGTTATTTTCCCAAGTATTGCgcaaaagtttcaaaaaatcttcagagtAATTACGAGTGATTAGAAATTCTTTCAATTCGGAAAGAGACGCCTAAGATTTGGCGGGTAAGTGGTGATGACGCCTTGGAGGCGTACCTGAAAATTCCAATTTTCACAATTCATTTTCATTGTAAATGCGTAAAATCAAACGAATATGTCATTTTGAGACCTGTGAGGTGtaaaattatgattatttttatatttggcaAAACCAGCACAGggggcaattttttttttggttgggTAATTCCTTTGTTCCtggtcattattattattattaactactTAGAAGTATTGCAATCGGGTGCTATTGTCTAAAACTGGTTTTATTTCAGGATTTCAATGCCAGGTCACCACAGGAACCCAGCAAACAGGAGCGGATCCAGAAATTAATCTTGGGGGAGCCCTTCCAAAAACTTTAAGAATGGAGAATAAAACTTCTATTTTTGGTATGTTCaaatatttaactaaatttgtacaaaatttgagccaattttttttttacaaaaaatgttacaatgcaaatttatatatatttttttatatagaactccttgttttacttttcgagaatctattaattaatattttattaagtaattaaaaagacttttaatgttattatttaaaaagcttttgttcattaagtttgtaaattatttattaaaaaaatttaaattaaaattgctcTTGCTCTTGGCAACAAAAAACTTGAACAATTCTAGTAAGTTTTGCTTAAGTATGTTTTAATTCTATaattatctttctttaaaaatcaaacatctttTCAAATCAGTGTTCTACTAGGTTTGTTTCGGTGAGTttggctttaaaaaaaatgtttctattCTGTTGAACTAATGAAAAgaatctcaattttttttaaacgcttgTTGTGAGTCTTATCAAGTCTGTCTTgacattttgctaaaacttcaCTGTggactattatttttaaaagatgaaaaactaatgctaattcaattaatgttcaaaaaaatcaaacaaagtaTCCAAGTGGtaagtatttttggttgcatcttaggaTATATCAGAAATAACCcgctattgactcaccctggaCTGACATGAccagaattttataaaaaaaaactgttttgcgTCCAGTAGTGTCAGATTTAGAGGTGACGACTCATAATTAGCTTTAGTTATGAAATTACTAGCGGATATCTAGTCCTGGAGTCGCCAATCgacctaaaataaaaaatcagaaCATTTGAAATCTTTATGTTGGATCAAATAACATTTTTCGCACTTATGAAGGGTTTCATTCTTgaacattattaatttttcttctttcttgtTTCAGCAAACCCTAGTGACTTAAGTGCGTGTTGTGGATTCTCGAGTGCTTGACTGACATTTAGTAGTgcgcgatttttaaaatttcgagTGATTAAAGTGCCAATGGAAGGGATCTTCAGGGAACCTGGACGCCATAATCGTGCTACAAGGATCAGGATTAAAGGGTTAGTtgacaaagtttttttttctaaaaaaatttaagtataaatCCGTAACATTATACATACATAAAGTTATTTATCGCAAATTTGTATACTGatctgtataattttttattttcagttggTTCGTTCAAAGAAGAAGAGGGAACGAAGAGGAGCGGGGTgagtgaattttaattttttctaagagCGGTGAAGTGTGTGAAGTGAAAATGTGAGTGCAACATTTTAGAACACAGTAAGTATTTATAAGAATCAAAATAtgaatgaaaattaattaattaattgtagatGAAACATAATTCTCTCAAAGcctttgaagaaaaatttccAACATTTGATGAAGTATCTcttaaataatgaagaaaaacatTCACAGCCAGCTCAAGACTAAGTATATTGTACgaatttcttttgtttttttttcattactaatttttccaattatttgTTTCAGATGACTCGAGTGATTGAAAGTGCGGGTTGTGAATTTTCGTGTGTTTAACAGACACTTAGTAGTgcgcgatttttaaaatatcgagTGATTAAAGTGCCAATGGAAGGGATCTTCAGGGAACCTGGACGCTATAATCGTGCTACAAGGATCAGGATTAAAGGGTTAGTtgacaaagtttttttttctaaaaaaatttaagtataaatCCGTAACATTATACATACATAAAGTTATTTATCGCAAATTTGTATactgatctgtatttttttattttcagttggTTCGTTCAAAGAAGAAGAGGGAACGAAGAGGAGTGGGGTgagtgaattttaattttttctaagtgCGGTGAAGTGTGTGAAGTGAAAATGTGAGTGCAACATTTTAGAACACAGTAAgtattcataaaaatttaaatatgaaagaaaattaattaattaattgtagatgaaacgtaattttctcaaagattttgaaaaaaaatttccagACATTTGACAAAGCATCtttaaataatgaagaaaaacatTCACAGCAAGCTCGAGACTAAGTATACTGTAcgaatttgattttgttttttttttcattactaatttttacaattgtttGTTTCAGATGACTCGAGTGATTGAAAGTGCGGGTTGTGGATTTTCGAGTGTTTAACAGACATTCAGTagtgcgcgattttttaaatttcgagtgATTAAAGTGCCAATGGAATGGATCATCAGGGAACCTGGACGCTATAATCGTGCTACAAGGGTCGGGATTAAAGGGTTAGTtgacaaagttttttttttctaaaaaaaaataagtataaatCCGTAACATTATACATACATAAAGttatttatcgaaaatttgtatactgatcttgtatttttttattttcagttggTTCGTTCAAAGAAGAAGAGGGAACGAAGGAGGAGTGGGGTgagtgaattttaattttttctaagtgCGGTGAAGTGTGTGAAATGAAAATGTGAGTGCAACATTTTAGAACACAGtaagtatttataaaaatttaaatatgaatgaaaataaataaattaatttcagatAAAAAGTACTTTTCTCAaagcttttgaagaaaaatttccAGACTTTTGACGAAGCATCTcttaaataatgaagaaaaacatTCACAGCAAGCTCG contains:
- the LOC659392 gene encoding fatty acyl-CoA reductase wat; this translates as MSQSQIRDFYNNQTVLITGGTGFLGKVLIERLLRTTNIAQIFVLVRAKKGKDAQTRLYDMFDNYYYDKVKAQNPNFKSRVSAVEGDCVSDNLGLALQDREKLVAKVNVVFHVAATVHLNENIKSAYKINIGGTENLLKLCQKMKSLKSVIHVSTAFSNCHLDTIDEVFYNYPLGYDQVKILLQDLTPPQAEKLSQKMLEGWPNSYAFTKALTEAMIASEGKNLPIGVFRPAIVTSTYKDPIENWCDSYGGPNSILAGAGLGFLRLFPCDTRSYMEVVPVDLTIAALIAIAWDVYKKDKTEIPVYNYVSSIDNPITYYEFFHLNTIHFPYYPLTRAKWAPKFRTMKKSLPYHVLTLFYHYIPALLLDFVKIVRFQKPEMLSRIRKVHALFDLFSFYSEKGWKYSNKNVKLLWERMNEGDRKLYNFDISSVQWTYYLRYYYKGLRVYLFEDDLGNLAEAKKKMRRFEFLHSLMLFGIYFLGMNLIWFIFSKIYSS